One Thiocapsa sp. genomic window, TCGAAGCTCCCTGAATAGAAGTCACAGAGAGGCTCGTTGGCCGAAGCACCCCGGCAGATCGGGCCGTCCGTTACCGACAGCCTGGTCGGGCGACCGGGTTTGCCGTCGAAGACGCCGCTGCCGACAAAGGTCCAGGCGTTGCGACGAATGGCCGTGATCAGAACGCGGCTCGCGAGGCGAGCCGGCAGGATCCCAAGGAGGCGCTGGACCGGCCGCGGGATGCGGTTGGCGAGCAGGTAGTCTCCCGTGCGCAATCCCGCATCGTGCGACACCGGACGTGCGGCTGCGAGACCCAATTCCTCCCGCAGCGCTGCCTGGAGACGGGTGACCTCGCGCTCGTCGAGCATCTCGCTCGGGGGCGTCGTCAGGTAGCGCTCGAGGCCTGCGGCCTTGAACACCTGCGCGACGGCGTCCGCCCCGCGCGCCTGAGCCAGCGCCTCGGCGACGCGGATGACGGCATTGGGCCCGACCCTCGCGGTCGCGCCGAAATCGGCGGGCGCCTTCAAGGCCCGGCCGTCGCGCGCCACTGGATGCTTCCCCAGTCGACGGAAGCATCCTGCTCGACGCAGAGGCCGTGCAGCAGATAACGACCCTCCTCGGTGACCCTGATCCCGTCGTCCGTCACCTCGAGCAGGCCGCGCCCGCCGTCGCGGCACAGGCTCTCGTACTCCCGCTCCAATCCCTGCGCGGATGCCGCGGGGAGCTCCAGGTTGCACATGAGGAAGAGGATGGCCTCGCGCCGCCGTCGATCCTGATCGCTCAGGCGACGCCCCCAGGACACCGGAAGCAGTCCGGAGGCCAGACGAAGTTGCCAGGTCTTGAGGTCCGGCGCGTTCTGAACAAGCGCGCCGCCGACCTCCCCGATCCCGCTTGGACCGAAGGCAAGAACCTGTTTGGCCGGCATCGGGGTGTAACCGATCGCATTGCGATAGAGTCGACGCTCGTCTTGGGCACTGGTCAGCTCGTCGGCCTCTCGCGCGAAAACATCCAAACCGACCCAGCGATAGCCCGCTGCCGAGAAGGACTCCACGGCTTGATGGAAGAGTGCCAGCTTTTCGGCCACGGACGGAAGGTGCTCCGCGCTGATGGCGTGCTGATGGGGTCTGCTCACGGGATCGTGCGCGTAGCTGAAACAAGCGACCCGGTCCGGTCCGAGCTCGACGATCCGGTCGAGTGTCGCTTGAAAACCCTCGGGGGTCTGGAAGGGCAGGCCGTAGATCAGATCGAGATTGATGCTCTCGAAACCGGTGTCGCGCGCCGTCAGAAAGACATCGCGAACCATATCGAGTGACTGGACGCGGCCGATCGCACGCTGCACGTCGGCGTTCAGGTCCTGCACACCGAAGCTGATGCGCTTGAACCCAAGCCCGTAGAGGAGGTCGAGCTGCCCGGCAGAGGTGCGGCGCGGATTGCACTCGATCGAGGTGCAGGCTTGCTCGGCGATCCGGAAATGGCGCTCGACGATCTCGATCAGCCGTGCAAGCTGGGGCTCGTTGAGATGGTTCGGCGTACCGCCCCCGACGTGAAGCTGATCCGTCACCCGACCGCGCCCGATGATGTCGGTGACCAACGTCATCTCGCGGTCGAGTGCGTCGAGGTACTGGTCGACCTTCTCCTCGCTGTGCGTGATGGTGGTATTGCACGCACAGTAGAGACAACGCACGTGACAGAAGGGGACGTGCACATACACGGAGACATGCTCATCGGGTCTGTCGCGCAGCCCCATGAGCGCTTCTTTGTAGTTCGAATCCGAGAAGGTCGCGTCACCGCCCATCTGCGATGCCGCCAAGGCACATCCCGGCGGCAAATGTCCGAACCGCTCGAGCAGCTCGAGCGGTAGGCTTGGAGGGAGTGGAGGCGCCATGTCTTGAATCCATTTAGTCAGGTTGGACTGCTGTCATCTTGGGCTTGGAGACGGCAGCCCTGACCGGCAGATCCGATTCCGAGACCTGCAGATCGTCCGGGGCGCCACATGCCACGACCTTGACGGGCGTTCCTTTGAAATTCATGTCCGCGGACAGCTCGGGACGATCCCGCTTCAACTGCGCGATCTCGTCTGCGGTGAGGACCTTGGACGCATCGAAGCCCAGATCCACCTCGGTCGACATGCCCTTCATCTTGAGCCGCTCGAGGTCGTAGAACTTCTTCGACGCGGTCGTCTTGGCGAATGCCTTGAGGCAGCCGAGCATGTAACGTCTGCGGAACTTGTCCTTGATCCAAGGATACTCCAAGAAGCTCTTGCGCATATAGAAGCGCGCATAATTCTTCAGAACACCTTTGAGCACTTGCTCGCGCGTCATCGCCTCCGGCTTCATGATCGGCGTCACGAAATTGTACTTCGAGTAATCGCGAACCTCCACCCGGTCGCCCAACTCCTCGAACAGCTCCGCGAACGGCCACGGCGTATACATATTCCAGTTCGCCATATCGGGCTTCCAATCCTGGGCGAGCTTATAAGTCTCCTCGATGGTCTCGGGCGTCTCGTTCTCGAGACCCATGATGAACTGGACCTCGGCGACGATTCCGGCCTGCTGCAGGAGCTTGACCGCCAGCTTGTTCTGCTCGACCGTGGTCTGCTTGCGGAAGGTGTCGAGGTTCAACTGCGAGACCGCCTCGGTGCCGAGCGAAACATGGACCAGACCCGCCTTGCGGTATAAGGGCAGCAGGTCGCGGTCGCGCATGATGTCGGTCACGCGGGTGTTGATGCCCCAGTGGAGCGGGAGATCGCGCTTGATCAACTCCTCGCAGAGTGCGACGAACTTCTTCTGGAAGATCGTCGGCTCCTCGTCGGCGAGGATCATGAAGCCGACATTGTAATCGCGCACCAAGGTCTCGACCTCGTCGACGAACTTCTTGGGGTCGCGATGGCGATACTTGCGCCAGAACTTCCACTGCGAGCAGAATCGACACGTAAAAGGACAGCCGCGCGCAAAGTTCGGCACGGCAACCCGGCAGTTGAGCGGCGTGTAGATGTACTTGTCCCAGTCGAGCAGGGACCAATCCGGCGTCAGGGTATCCAGATCCTCGATGACCGGACGCGCCGGGGTCGCGACGACCTGGCCGTCGTCGTCGATGTAGGCGATACCCCAGATGCGCTTGCGGTCTTGTCGATGGGTACCCGCCTCGATGGACTGCAGGAGTGCGACCGCGATCTCCTCGCCCTCGCCGCGCACGATGTAGTCGATCCAGGGCGCCTCGCTGAACACCTGGGTGTACATAAAGGTCGGATGGATACCGCCCAAGACGGTGATCACATTCGGCAGCACCTCCTTGGCGATCTGGAGCGTGGTTTGCGCCTTGTAGATCTGCGGGGTGATGGCGGTCGCCAGAACGACGTCGGGCTGGTTGACCCGGATGATCTCGCGCAGCTTGTCGTCCGGAATATCATAGGTCATGGCATCGATGAACCGGATGTTCGTCATGCCCGCGTGCTTGAGCGCACCGCCGATATAGGCAACCCAACCGGGTGGCCAGTTTCCCGCGATTTCCGCACCACCACAGTGATAGTTCGGCTGGATCATCAATATACGCATGAGAATTCCTCAGGAACGGGTCGAACGGCAAACGGCCATTCAAGCCTGACCGCATCAGTCCGATCTCGGGCGGAGCCGAGCTCGTCGAGCCAGCGACACCGGCAATCACACCGAGACGCGAGGGCACCGGGACGCAGTGCCTCCGCGATGCGTTGGCCTAGAGCTCGAACAGTTCCGAATCGGGTCGTTTCGTATCGCGCCGTCCGGGCGCGCATTGCTTCATACCTTAGCTGATTCCCGAGCATCTCGATATGATTCGCGTCAACCGCGCCGGGCGCTACGACACGTCTCTCCGACGGTCGCCGTGGCCGACATGCGAGTAAGCCTAGCCGAGTCTCGGGCTCGGATCAAAGCGCTCACGGAATCTCCGTGATCGGAGCCCCGCTTCGACCACCCCCGACGGAACGACCGGGTGAAGGCGAGGTCGCCTGCTGCCCCGACGTCTCACGGGAGGCCGCCATTCTTCGGGTCGATCCATCGGAAGGCGACCCGCCCTGACCGCGCTCCCCGCCCGGCTCTGCGTCGGCGTCCCGCGGGGGCAGCGCCCAGGCCCAGAGCCTCTCGTCCGGCAAGGGAAGCACGAGGAACCAGTGCTCGAGGATCCCCATCGCCAAAAGGGTCGCCACCAGAATCAGGCTCACGACCTCGAACGCGCTCGCACCCGGACTCAGCGCACTGGACACCATTAGAACCACGATCAGGGTGGCAAGGGTCACCGAGATCGGAAACAAGAGGTTCATGCTCCGCTTGGGCATGTAGGACTTCAGATAGGCCAGATGCTCGGGCAACCAGTCGTTCAAATTGGGAACACCCAAGAAGAGATTGAGCTTTGCGCTCCAGCGCATCAGCCAGAGCACAACGAAGGTCCAGGTCCCGACCTGATTGGGCTCGCCCCATGA contains:
- the bchJ gene encoding bacteriochlorophyll 4-vinyl reductase, which gives rise to MARDGRALKAPADFGATARVGPNAVIRVAEALAQARGADAVAQVFKAAGLERYLTTPPSEMLDEREVTRLQAALREELGLAAARPVSHDAGLRTGDYLLANRIPRPVQRLLGILPARLASRVLITAIRRNAWTFVGSGVFDGKPGRPTRLSVTDGPICRGASANEPLCDFYSGSFERLFSRLVHPDARVTEIACQANGAESCVFEVRW
- the hemN gene encoding oxygen-independent coproporphyrinogen III oxidase, which translates into the protein MAPPLPPSLPLELLERFGHLPPGCALAASQMGGDATFSDSNYKEALMGLRDRPDEHVSVYVHVPFCHVRCLYCACNTTITHSEEKVDQYLDALDREMTLVTDIIGRGRVTDQLHVGGGTPNHLNEPQLARLIEIVERHFRIAEQACTSIECNPRRTSAGQLDLLYGLGFKRISFGVQDLNADVQRAIGRVQSLDMVRDVFLTARDTGFESINLDLIYGLPFQTPEGFQATLDRIVELGPDRVACFSYAHDPVSRPHQHAISAEHLPSVAEKLALFHQAVESFSAAGYRWVGLDVFAREADELTSAQDERRLYRNAIGYTPMPAKQVLAFGPSGIGEVGGALVQNAPDLKTWQLRLASGLLPVSWGRRLSDQDRRRREAILFLMCNLELPAASAQGLEREYESLCRDGGRGLLEVTDDGIRVTEEGRYLLHGLCVEQDASVDWGSIQWRATAGP
- the bchE gene encoding magnesium-protoporphyrin IX monomethyl ester anaerobic oxidative cyclase, producing the protein MRILMIQPNYHCGGAEIAGNWPPGWVAYIGGALKHAGMTNIRFIDAMTYDIPDDKLREIIRVNQPDVVLATAITPQIYKAQTTLQIAKEVLPNVITVLGGIHPTFMYTQVFSEAPWIDYIVRGEGEEIAVALLQSIEAGTHRQDRKRIWGIAYIDDDGQVVATPARPVIEDLDTLTPDWSLLDWDKYIYTPLNCRVAVPNFARGCPFTCRFCSQWKFWRKYRHRDPKKFVDEVETLVRDYNVGFMILADEEPTIFQKKFVALCEELIKRDLPLHWGINTRVTDIMRDRDLLPLYRKAGLVHVSLGTEAVSQLNLDTFRKQTTVEQNKLAVKLLQQAGIVAEVQFIMGLENETPETIEETYKLAQDWKPDMANWNMYTPWPFAELFEELGDRVEVRDYSKYNFVTPIMKPEAMTREQVLKGVLKNYARFYMRKSFLEYPWIKDKFRRRYMLGCLKAFAKTTASKKFYDLERLKMKGMSTEVDLGFDASKVLTADEIAQLKRDRPELSADMNFKGTPVKVVACGAPDDLQVSESDLPVRAAVSKPKMTAVQPD
- the puhE gene encoding putative photosynthetic complex assembly protein PuhE, giving the protein MLEYGYPVLFALGLWWFSTGVVLYLDNLPGRTFGWTMLGGSVVLAFAVFALVVSSTSTSLSAAYIAFTSGVLVWGVLEMSYFTGLLTGPRKTPCPPGCAAWKRFGLAILTSLYHELAVLLAVAFLVLISWGEPNQVGTWTFVVLWLMRWSAKLNLFLGVPNLNDWLPEHLAYLKSYMPKRSMNLLFPISVTLATLIVVLMVSSALSPGASAFEVVSLILVATLLAMGILEHWFLVLPLPDERLWAWALPPRDADAEPGGERGQGGSPSDGSTRRMAASRETSGQQATSPSPGRSVGGGRSGAPITEIP